One genomic segment of Candidatus Bipolaricaulota bacterium includes these proteins:
- a CDS encoding VIT1/CCC1 transporter family protein → MNKFAKKILNQIRNVVFGVEDGLISTLGVLTGIAGGTNNKAIVILTGFVVVFVEASSMAVGTFLSSKSERQAKVKKLKEELEKIRENPEKEKLELVEFYKRRGYSEKEISMMVKRVSGSEKLILEEMANKELGISMKREYKTKRGAFYMFFSYMIGGSIPVLPYFFFSVNIGIVFSIILTSIGLFFLGYYKGWLTGVPKVKSGLEMFVMAAVVSGLGFAVGKIIGHFIGLVS, encoded by the coding sequence ATGAATAAATTCGCCAAAAAAATTTTAAATCAAATTCGAAACGTGGTTTTCGGCGTTGAAGACGGCCTGATTTCCACGCTCGGAGTATTAACGGGCATTGCCGGAGGCACGAACAACAAGGCAATCGTGATTTTAACCGGCTTCGTGGTCGTTTTTGTGGAAGCGTCATCAATGGCCGTGGGCACGTTTCTTTCATCCAAATCCGAAAGACAAGCCAAGGTTAAAAAATTAAAGGAAGAATTGGAAAAAATCAGGGAAAATCCTGAAAAAGAAAAGCTGGAATTGGTTGAATTTTATAAAAGAAGAGGTTACAGCGAAAAAGAAATCAGCATGATGGTGAAACGAGTCAGCGGCAGTGAAAAATTGATTTTGGAAGAAATGGCCAATAAGGAACTGGGCATTTCCATGAAAAGAGAATATAAAACAAAGCGAGGAGCGTTTTATATGTTCTTTTCATATATGATCGGTGGTTCAATCCCCGTGTTGCCTTATTTTTTCTTTTCGGTAAATATTGGCATTGTTTTTTCAATAATATTAACCTCAATCGGACTTTTCTTTTTGGGATATTACAAGGGCTGGTTGACTGGAGTGCCTAAGGTTAAAAGCGGTTTGGAAATGTTTGTCATGGCGGCCGTGGTGTCAGGATTGGGATTTGCCGTAGGCAAAATAATCGGCCACTTCATTGGCTTGGTTTCATAA
- a CDS encoding DNA polymerase ligase N-terminal domain-containing protein codes for MTLVNYKKKRKFEKTSEPKAVVASSKKGNIYSIQEHHARNLHWDLRLEEKGVLKSFAIPKTPPRKTGLKRLAVQTEDHPVAYAFWQGEIPKGEYGGGKVKIWDRGEYKTIEKDKKKWLIEISGKKLKGKYALIHFREKNWLFFKMKKD; via the coding sequence ATGACTTTGGTTAATTACAAAAAGAAAAGAAAATTTGAAAAAACATCGGAACCCAAAGCCGTGGTGGCAAGTTCGAAAAAAGGAAATATTTATTCCATTCAAGAGCATCATGCCAGAAATTTGCATTGGGATTTGAGGTTGGAAGAAAAAGGCGTTTTAAAATCCTTCGCCATTCCCAAGACTCCGCCGAGAAAAACGGGACTGAAGCGTTTGGCGGTTCAGACCGAAGACCATCCGGTGGCTTACGCGTTTTGGCAGGGAGAAATTCCCAAAGGAGAATACGGAGGCGGTAAAGTTAAAATTTGGGATAGGGGGGAATATAAGACGATTGAAAAAGATAAGAAAAAATGGTTGATTGAAATTTCCGGTAAAAAATTAAAAGGCAAATACGCCCTGATTCATTTTAGAGAAAAAAATTGGTTGTTTTTCAAAATGAAAAAAGATTAA
- the rpmG gene encoding 50S ribosomal protein L33, which produces MSQDNMIKLECKECKQINYYSHKNKKILKERLEMKKHCKHCKKHTMHKEIK; this is translated from the coding sequence ATGTCACAAGACAACATGATTAAATTGGAGTGCAAGGAATGCAAGCAAATCAATTATTACTCTCATAAAAACAAGAAAATTTTGAAAGAAAGACTTGAGATGAAAAAACATTGCAAGCATTGCAAAAAGCACACCATGCACAAAGAAATCAAGTAA
- a CDS encoding laccase domain-containing protein, with amino-acid sequence MTLIFDERVQVELLGRAWGDFHPTKSAEAHILLVRASVSHKFAELFLPSVAFTNRVAGRLDSNAFRLDDVPPLAWRTTTKADGGIIVNDPSVAVGICNADCHIGVIYEPRRHILCVVHLGLKCFHRPDGEPSILQEAIKVLRCDSSDLLFTFGGGAGPCCFGYDLHDPKFGDQNIRQAQDLRNRFGEDAVKGEVERGPRRGFAAHDLPTMILRHAQDLGLAIQDIDFTCTSCAGLKVEGENEVGERMFWSNLRGDVNNRNFFFARLVG; translated from the coding sequence ATGACGCTTATTTTCGATGAACGAGTTCAGGTCGAGCTTCTAGGTAGGGCATGGGGTGATTTTCACCCGACGAAGAGTGCGGAGGCTCACATACTCCTTGTCAGGGCCTCGGTCAGTCACAAGTTCGCCGAGCTGTTTTTGCCCAGCGTTGCTTTCACGAACAGGGTGGCGGGCAGGCTGGACTCAAACGCTTTCCGTCTGGACGATGTACCTCCCTTGGCGTGGAGGACAACCACGAAGGCTGATGGCGGAATCATCGTCAACGATCCGAGTGTGGCCGTGGGCATCTGCAACGCGGATTGCCACATCGGAGTGATCTACGAGCCACGTAGGCACATTCTGTGCGTTGTGCACTTGGGCCTCAAGTGCTTCCATCGACCGGACGGAGAGCCGAGCATTCTCCAGGAGGCCATCAAGGTGCTCCGTTGCGACTCTTCGGACCTTCTCTTTACCTTCGGCGGCGGAGCGGGCCCGTGTTGCTTCGGCTACGACCTCCATGATCCCAAGTTCGGCGATCAGAACATTCGCCAGGCCCAGGATCTCCGGAATCGGTTCGGAGAAGACGCGGTCAAGGGTGAAGTCGAGCGCGGGCCGCGTCGCGGTTTTGCCGCGCATGATCTTCCGACCATGATTTTGCGGCACGCGCAAGATCTCGGCTTGGCGATTCAAGACATCGATTTCACCTGTACTTCCTGCGCCGGCTTGAAGGTGGAGGGGGAGAACGAAGTCGGCGAGCGCATGTTCTGGTCGAATTTGCGAGGAGACGTGAACAACCGCAATTTCTTTTTCGCGCGCTTGGTCGGGTAG
- a CDS encoding glycosyltransferase family 39 protein, producing the protein MKQWLKKNRFVVILAGIGIVCFFIYGFLAFTAPKEIFNSPDETANYVFSSAYSRGSMAMAEPDNLRVQGIIHPRSATVNEKGDIVPGYFLGLPIILGFLAKIFGSGIISFVTPIVSAITPLFFYWALKNIFEKKVAFISALLLYFHPIFIYYSAKSLMPNVLFIDFLIISLAFILNAGYKKGFKNQFRIKPILFYLLAGAFLGLAMSIRPSEFFWVVFLYLILFLFGIKKVNWPGLILGLLAAAAAQIPTLLENMALYGGYLKLGYNTRLLGVELDQGGVLGLLKSIFSWSTVFPFGIKLAASANVFINYFWRFLGWYHLWLLPGLAASVVYLKFNWSRKIVYAIGILGVGAYLILYYGAYVFQDNINSSQISIGTSYLRYWLPLMIMILPVMAYSIYAVWRLSEKFGLKIKAAFTILFFLILNLYTFQIVFAETNESLLAVKENLKKYDFIRENVLAVTEEDAIIICDRSDKIFFPKRQVIVFQENYEIFPLINRIVSRRPVYFYTMLPPEDLNYLSQNKIAKRNWQFFIINRFDNFYLYKLIGDKD; encoded by the coding sequence ATGAAGCAATGGTTGAAAAAAAATCGGTTTGTCGTTATTTTGGCCGGCATTGGCATTGTGTGTTTTTTTATTTACGGCTTTTTGGCATTTACCGCGCCCAAGGAAATTTTCAATTCTCCGGATGAAACGGCCAATTATGTTTTTTCCAGCGCTTATTCGCGCGGCTCCATGGCCATGGCCGAGCCGGACAATTTAAGGGTTCAAGGAATCATTCATCCCAGAAGCGCCACGGTCAATGAAAAAGGGGACATAGTGCCCGGATATTTTTTGGGACTGCCGATTATTTTGGGTTTTTTGGCGAAAATTTTCGGCAGCGGGATCATTTCCTTTGTCACGCCGATTGTTTCGGCCATAACGCCTTTGTTTTTTTACTGGGCCCTGAAAAATATTTTTGAAAAAAAAGTCGCTTTCATTTCAGCTTTGCTTTTATATTTTCATCCCATTTTTATTTATTACAGCGCCAAAAGCTTGATGCCCAATGTTTTGTTCATTGATTTTTTGATAATTTCTTTGGCTTTTATTTTGAACGCCGGTTACAAGAAAGGCTTCAAAAATCAATTCAGAATCAAACCGATTTTGTTTTATCTATTGGCCGGCGCTTTTTTGGGTCTGGCCATGAGCATCAGACCATCGGAATTTTTCTGGGTGGTTTTTTTGTATTTGATTTTATTTCTTTTTGGAATTAAAAAAGTCAATTGGCCCGGTTTGATTTTGGGTCTTTTGGCCGCCGCTGCCGCGCAAATCCCGACCTTACTGGAAAATATGGCGCTTTACGGCGGTTATTTGAAGCTGGGCTATAATACCAGGCTGCTGGGAGTCGAGCTTGATCAAGGCGGCGTTTTGGGATTGTTAAAATCAATTTTTTCATGGTCAACCGTTTTTCCGTTCGGCATCAAGCTCGCGGCCAGCGCCAATGTTTTTATCAATTATTTCTGGAGATTTTTAGGCTGGTATCATCTTTGGCTTTTGCCCGGCCTGGCAGCTTCTGTCGTTTATTTGAAATTCAATTGGTCGCGCAAAATCGTTTACGCGATCGGCATTTTGGGAGTCGGCGCGTATTTGATTTTATATTACGGCGCTTATGTTTTTCAAGATAATATCAATTCCTCGCAGATTTCCATCGGCACGTCATATTTACGATATTGGCTGCCCCTGATGATCATGATTTTGCCCGTCATGGCTTATTCGATATACGCTGTTTGGCGTTTGTCCGAAAAATTCGGATTGAAAATAAAAGCGGCTTTCACGATTTTATTTTTTTTAATTTTGAATCTGTACACCTTTCAAATCGTCTTTGCCGAGACCAATGAAAGCTTGCTCGCCGTTAAAGAAAATTTGAAAAAATACGATTTTATTCGAGAAAACGTTTTGGCCGTTACCGAAGAGGACGCCATTATCATTTGCGACCGCTCTGATAAAATATTTTTCCCAAAAAGGCAAGTGATTGTTTTTCAGGAAAATTACGAGATTTTCCCGCTGATCAATCGGATCGTTTCACGCCGGCCCGTGTATTTTTACACCATGTTGCCGCCCGAAGACCTTAATTATTTGTCACAAAATAAAATCGCGAAAAGAAATTGGCAATTTTTCATTATCAACCGATTCGATAATTTTTATCTTTATAAATTGATCGGCGACAAGGATTGA
- a CDS encoding NAD-dependent epimerase/dehydratase family protein, which yields MAKQSKNILVLGGAGFIGSYLCERLVKAGFNVICVDNFSSSSQLNINHLLQESNFELIKHDMAEPLLDLEEIEDVAKFQINVYGIQEIYNLACPTSVKNFEAHQIQTILANTIAVKNALDLAVKYKAKFMQFSSSVIYGDVPKSTIGKPNFIKEDYRGLIDHLEPRACYDQGKKYAETIVDVYHRQFDLDTKIVRIFRTFGPRMLLKDGQMIPDFIINALDNKDLEIFGDENFITSICYVSDIVEGAVTLMDSPLNDPVNMGGTTVHKLVDVANKIKELTNSSSNIVFKESLLFMRELGYPDIGRIKKAIGWFPIVSLEDGLNRTIEYTKAHKNLVNFSSNNDEA from the coding sequence ATGGCGAAACAAAGCAAAAATATTTTGGTTTTGGGCGGCGCGGGTTTTATCGGTTCATATCTGTGCGAGAGACTGGTCAAGGCCGGTTTTAACGTGATTTGCGTGGATAACTTTTCAAGTTCCAGTCAGTTAAACATCAATCATTTGCTGCAAGAGTCCAATTTTGAATTGATAAAGCATGATATGGCCGAGCCATTGCTTGATTTGGAGGAAATAGAGGACGTGGCCAAATTTCAAATTAATGTTTACGGCATTCAGGAAATTTACAACTTGGCCTGTCCGACTTCGGTGAAAAATTTTGAAGCGCATCAAATCCAGACGATCCTGGCCAATACGATCGCGGTGAAGAACGCTCTTGATTTGGCCGTGAAATACAAAGCGAAATTCATGCAGTTTTCATCTTCGGTGATTTACGGCGACGTGCCCAAAAGCACCATTGGCAAGCCGAATTTCATCAAAGAAGATTATCGCGGCCTGATTGATCATTTGGAGCCGCGCGCCTGCTACGACCAAGGCAAAAAATACGCGGAGACCATCGTTGACGTGTATCACCGCCAGTTTGATTTGGACACCAAGATCGTCAGAATTTTTCGAACGTTCGGTCCGCGCATGCTGCTTAAAGACGGACAGATGATTCCCGATTTCATTATCAACGCGTTGGATAATAAAGATTTGGAAATTTTCGGAGATGAAAATTTCATCACTTCGATTTGCTATGTATCCGACATTGTCGAGGGCGCCGTGACCTTGATGGACAGCCCGCTCAATGATCCGGTCAATATGGGCGGCACGACTGTGCATAAGTTAGTCGATGTGGCCAATAAAATTAAAGAATTGACCAATTCATCATCGAATATAGTTTTCAAGGAAAGCTTATTGTTTATGAGAGAACTGGGTTATCCGGATATCGGCAGGATCAAGAAAGCCATCGGTTGGTTTCCCATCGTCAGTTTGGAAGACGGCCTGAATAGAACCATTGAATATACCAAGGCGCACAAAAATTTGGTTAATTTCTCTTCAAACAATGACGAAGCGTAA
- a CDS encoding glycosyltransferase family 2 protein: MSKVIIVLPAYNEEKTIAAVIEDLLRADFQEIVAIDDGSSDNTLEVLKKYPVHCLAHKINCGQGASLRTGTEMALALGADIIVHFDADGQHQVKDIEKFVEAIESGHDIAIGSRFFGENQNIPFTKKWFILKPGILFNWFFTGLKLTDAHNGFRAMSRLAAQKIKITQNRMAHNTEIPSEIFRHGLKYAEVPVEIIYKEYGQTFRGGINIIVDLIKHKMFH, encoded by the coding sequence ATGTCAAAAGTGATTATCGTTTTGCCGGCGTACAATGAAGAAAAAACAATCGCGGCGGTGATTGAAGATTTGTTGCGAGCTGATTTTCAAGAAATCGTGGCAATTGATGACGGATCTTCGGATAATACGCTTGAAGTTTTAAAAAAATACCCGGTTCATTGCTTGGCGCATAAAATTAATTGCGGCCAAGGCGCTTCGCTGCGCACGGGCACGGAAATGGCTCTGGCGCTGGGCGCGGACATTATCGTGCATTTTGACGCGGACGGACAGCATCAGGTCAAAGACATTGAAAAATTCGTCGAAGCGATCGAAAGCGGCCATGATATCGCCATCGGATCCAGATTTTTTGGGGAAAACCAAAATATTCCATTCACCAAAAAATGGTTCATTTTAAAACCGGGCATTTTGTTCAACTGGTTTTTTACGGGGTTAAAATTAACTGACGCGCACAACGGTTTTCGCGCCATGTCGCGATTGGCCGCGCAAAAAATAAAAATCACCCAAAATCGCATGGCTCATAACACGGAAATTCCCTCGGAAATATTCCGCCATGGATTGAAATACGCCGAAGTGCCCGTGGAAATAATTTATAAAGAATACGGCCAGACTTTTCGCGGCGGCATAAATATAATCGTTGATTTGATTAAACATAAAATGTTTCATTGA
- a CDS encoding DUF2304 domain-containing protein, with protein MNLIQIFILLFVAYVIYRLTKKLTKRELSAEVFVLWLIFWLLMALVVILPQTSQFVADWLGVGRGVDVMIYISIIVLFYIAFRIFARLEKMEKDITLLVKDSAIREAMKNKIGRAENNFKQD; from the coding sequence ATGAATTTGATTCAGATTTTCATTTTATTGTTCGTGGCCTACGTGATTTATCGATTGACCAAGAAATTGACCAAGCGCGAATTGAGCGCGGAAGTGTTTGTTTTATGGTTGATTTTTTGGCTGCTCATGGCGCTGGTGGTGATTTTGCCTCAGACTTCGCAGTTTGTCGCGGATTGGCTGGGCGTGGGCAGAGGAGTCGATGTGATGATTTATATTTCAATTATCGTTTTGTTCTATATAGCTTTCAGGATTTTCGCGCGCTTGGAGAAAATGGAAAAGGATATTACTTTGCTGGTGAAAGATTCGGCCATCAGGGAAGCGATGAAAAATAAGATTGGCAGAGCTGAAAATAATTTTAAACAAGATTGA
- a CDS encoding sigma-70 family RNA polymerase sigma factor yields MEETEFKTGLENEADLVERAKTDDGAFGVLYGYYFPKIYGYIFKRVGNRETAEDLVSEIFMKVFCNLERYSARGFGFSTWLYRVATNHLTDFYRKAANRKIVDIDQVAEPADKMQGIEDKIQVDQDRGKIQSIIAKLKPNYQKVLNLKYFAELSTFEIADIFKITENNARVLLHRAHKSFKNLYEKHGK; encoded by the coding sequence ATGGAGGAAACGGAATTTAAGACAGGACTCGAAAATGAGGCGGATTTGGTGGAGCGCGCCAAGACCGATGACGGAGCTTTCGGCGTTTTGTACGGCTATTACTTTCCGAAAATTTACGGTTATATTTTTAAAAGAGTCGGCAACCGAGAAACCGCCGAGGACTTGGTGTCGGAAATTTTCATGAAAGTTTTTTGCAATCTCGAACGATACTCGGCTCGCGGTTTTGGTTTTTCGACCTGGCTTTATAGGGTGGCCACCAATCATCTGACTGATTTTTATCGAAAAGCGGCCAATAGAAAAATTGTCGATATTGATCAAGTGGCTGAACCGGCCGACAAAATGCAGGGGATTGAAGATAAAATCCAAGTCGATCAAGATCGCGGTAAAATTCAATCAATTATTGCCAAACTCAAGCCAAACTATCAAAAAGTCTTAAATTTGAAGTATTTTGCGGAATTATCCACTTTTGAAATAGCGGATATTTTTAAAATAACTGAAAATAACGCTCGGGTGCTATTGCATCGGGCGCATAAAAGTTTTAAAAATTTATATGAAAAACATGGAAAATAA